CGCGTTAAGTTGGCTGATCTCGTCCGGTGTCAGGCTGGCAATTCGTTGTTCTAGCTCTTGCTTATCAACGCCCATATCAGCCAGTTGCTGCTGTAGTTCCTTCGATTCCAGTTTTTGTAATAGATCGCTTTTAGTATATTGCTGGTGCTCTGTCTGAATAATGCTATCTGTGGATATCATCGCCGCGTTGACGGTGAGACTTTGGAAGCTCATGGTCAGTAGTAAGGCGATAAGGAACCTGCCTATCCATGTCTGCCTTCGAATATTTTGTAACATCATAATACTGACCTCTGTTTAAGTGCTCCGCTGGTGAGCAGAGAGACTGTGATTGAAGTGCGCTTTGTGATTTAAACCGAAGTGGATTCCAGATTTAAACGGGTAGATTAAAGCTGAGAACTATTAATGGATTTTAACAGTGTAGTCGAAACGAGCGGATGTGGCGGCGGAAGCGACAAACAATAAAAAAGCCAGCAGACGCTGGCTTTGGTGGTAAATAAAGGGCTGTATCAGCTGATGATGCCTTGTTTCTTAAGATAGGCCTCGTAGCCACCGCGGAAGTCGGTCAGGCCATCTTCCTTCAGTTCGATGACACGGGTTGCCAGAGATGAGACAAACTCCCGGTCATGGCTGACAAAGATCAGCGAGCCTTCGAAGTTTTCTAATGCCAGGTTAAGGGCTTCGATCGATTCCATATCCATATGGTTGGTTGGCTCATCCATCAATAGGATGTTAGGCTGCTGCAGGATCAGTTTGCCGAGTAACATCCGGCCTTTCTCACCACCGGAAAGCACCTGAACAGATTTTTTAATCTCGTTCTGTGAAAATAGCATGCGGCCAAGAGAACCGCGGATGACCTGCTCATCGGCACCGGACTTAGTCCATTGAGCCATCCAGTCAAACAGGTTCATATCTTCAGAAAATTCGTGGGCGTGATCCTGAGCGTAATAGCCGATATTACTGTTTTCCGACCACTTTACTTCGCCACTATCCAGTTCAAGATCTCCAAACAGACTGCGTAGCAGGGTGGTCTTACCGATACCGTTAGGGCCGATAATCGCGATACGTTCGCCTACTTCAACCATCAGGTTAAGGTCTTTGATCAGTGGTTCAGCACCAAAACCTTTATTCAGACCTTCGACTTCCAATGCCAGGCGGTGTAGCTTCTTTTCCTGGTCGAAGCGGATATAAGGGCTCTGTCGGCTGGATGGCTTAATATCATTCAGTTCGATCTTCTCAATCCGACGGGCGCGCGATGTCGCCTGCTTCGCTTTGGATGCGTTTGCTGAGAAGCGGCTGACGAAGCTGCGAAGTTCTGCAATCTGAGCCTTCTTCTTTGAATTTTCTGACTGCAGACGTTCTTGCAGTGCAGTAGAGGCGATCATGTAATCATCATAGTTGCCTGGATATACCCGGAGTTCACCGTAATCCAGATCAGCCATATGGGTGCAGACTGCGTTAAGGA
The genomic region above belongs to Amphritea japonica ATCC BAA-1530 and contains:
- a CDS encoding PA2779 family protein is translated as MMLQNIRRQTWIGRFLIALLLTMSFQSLTVNAAMISTDSIIQTEHQQYTKSDLLQKLESKELQQQLADMGVDKQELEQRIASLTPDEISQLNANLASQPAGEGVLGLVGLVFVVFVITDMLCATNLFSFVRCINR
- a CDS encoding ABC-F family ATPase, coding for MLTTANITMQFGAKPLFENISVKFGEGNRYGLIGANGCGKSTLMKILGSDLDASSGTFSKDPNERIGKLRQDQFAFEAYSVVDTVIMGHAELWKVKQERDRIYSLPEMSEEEGLQVAELEVEFAELDGYTAESRAGELLLGLDIPIEQHFGPMSEVAPGWKLRVLLAQALFADPDILLLDEPTNNLDINTIRWLEGVLNERNSTMIIISHDRHFLNAVCTHMADLDYGELRVYPGNYDDYMIASTALQERLQSENSKKKAQIAELRSFVSRFSANASKAKQATSRARRIEKIELNDIKPSSRQSPYIRFDQEKKLHRLALEVEGLNKGFGAEPLIKDLNLMVEVGERIAIIGPNGIGKTTLLRSLFGDLELDSGEVKWSENSNIGYYAQDHAHEFSEDMNLFDWMAQWTKSGADEQVIRGSLGRMLFSQNEIKKSVQVLSGGEKGRMLLGKLILQQPNILLMDEPTNHMDMESIEALNLALENFEGSLIFVSHDREFVSSLATRVIELKEDGLTDFRGGYEAYLKKQGIIS